One part of the Microtus ochrogaster isolate Prairie Vole_2 chromosome 16, MicOch1.0, whole genome shotgun sequence genome encodes these proteins:
- the LOC102002296 gene encoding vomeronasal type-1 receptor 4-like: MVLKFIKEATFLFMTVFGTLGNISVSVNYMCSWWRGPEKKPIHLILIHLAFTNIIILLAKGLPKTMAAFGLRSFLDDIGCKIIVYLSRVARGVSICTSSLLTVVQAIIISPRASGWRRLRPQSAWHILPFFSFFWILNALIGMNLIHSITSVSLNISQLKNSYSYCHFMLESQKTKWIVLPLMALRDAVFQGAMGGASGYMVLLLHKHHQHVLHLQNSKLLYRTPPELRAAQSVLFLMLCFVFFYCTDCVVSLFLSLSLVDNSLMVNIQEFMTLGYATLSPLVLIHRDGLLPECWHAQ, encoded by the coding sequence atggttttgaaatttattaaGGAAGCAACTTTCCTCTTCATGACTGTGTTTGGCACTCTGggaaacatttctgtttctgtgaattataTGTGCAGTTGGTGGCGAGGCCCTGAAAAGAAACCCATCCACCTTATTCTCATCCACTTGGCTTTTACAAACATCATAATCCTTCTTGCAAAAGGATTGCCAAAGACAATGGCAGCTTTTGGTTTGAGAAGCTTCCTAGATGACATAGGATGTAAGATCATTGTTTACCTGTCAAGGGTGGCCCGTGGGGTCTCCATCTGCACCAGCAGTCTCCTCACTGTGGTCCAGGCCATCATCATCAGTCCCAGAGCATCTGGGTGGAGGAGGCTCAGACCACAGTCTGCATGGCacatccttccattcttttcattcttttggataCTCAATGCTTTAATAGGTATGAACCTAATCCATTCCATCACAAGTGTAAGCCTGAATATATCACAGCTTAAGAATAGTTACAGCTATTGTCATTTTATGCtagaaagtcagaaaacaaaatggattgTTCTCCCTCTCATGGCCTTGAGAGATGCTGTGTTTCAGGGAGCCATGGGAGGGGCCAGTGGCTATATGGTACTTCTTCTCCACAAGCACCACCAGCATGTCCTCCACCTGCAGAACTCCAAGCTTCTCTACAGAACTCCccctgagctgagagctgctcaGAGTGTCCTCTTTCTGAtgctctgctttgttttcttctattgcaCAGATTGTgttgtttctctatttttaagtCTCTCTTTAGTGGACAATTCCTTAATGGTAAATATTCAAGAATTTATGACCCTTGGTT